GTGGAACATGCAACATACAGCCGCGCCTGTCCGCTCAATCAAACTTCGGATCGGCCAGAAGTTTCATCACCATGCGCCATGCCTCCTCCGCCTTTGACCCGGCTTTCGCGAACACTTTGGCGAAACGCATGCGCTGGGCTCCGGACAGTTCCCGCTCCAGCCGCTGGCCGTTCTTCGTGAGGGAAAGGCGCTTTACACGGCGATCCTGCCCGTCCTGGACAAAGCTGACATGGCCTTTTTCCATAAGCTGCCTTAACGGCCTGTTGAGGTATTGCTTGCTCACGCCCAGGATGCGCAAAAGTTCGTTGACGCCAAGCCGGGGATTGCGCCCGACGAAGTATAGGATGCGGTGATGGACGCGCGAAAACCCGAGCCCGGCAAGCCGCGCGTCGGGCTTGGCGATGACCGCGCGGAAAGCAAAGAACAGCGCTTCCAGCGCCTTGTTCAGACAAGCCTCCCGGGAGGCTTCGGGCGTAATATGGTCAACCATGTTGACATTATAGACCGGATGGAGTAAGTTTAATATGTCAATATAGTTGACCTTATTTGAGACAAAGGAGGGCGGTCATGGGCGGCAAATCGGTGTGCTGGATGGACGGGAAAATCGTCCCGGGGGACGAGGCGAAGGTTTCGGTGTTCGATCACGGCCTGCTGTACGGCGACGGCGTCTTCGAGGGTATCCGGTTCTACCGGCGCAGGATTTTCAAACTCGGCGAACATTTGGACAGGCTGTTCGGCTCGGCCCGGGCCATCGCCCTTGATGCAGGGCGCACCCATGACGAAATCAGAACGGCTGTGGAAAAGACCGTTGCCGCTTTCCCTGGTGAAGACGGATACTTAAGGCTGGTTGTCACCCGGGGCAAAGGGCCGCTGGGAATAGATCCAAAAAAATGCCCGAAACCGTCGTTATTTATCATCGCGGACGAACTTGCGATGGTGAGCCGGGAAGCCCGCGAGCGAGGCGCAAGGGTGATAATCGCATCCACCCGGCAGGCCCCTTCCGATGTGCTCGACCCGCGCATTAAAAGCCTTAACTACTTGAACCGCATCCTGGCCAGGATCGAGGCGAACCGGGCGGGGGCCGACGAAGCTTTGCTGCTCAACGCACAGGGAAGGGTGGCCGAGGGGACGGCGGACAACGTGTTCATCGTCCGCAACGGGCGTGTGCTAACCCCTCCCGCCGTCGAGGGGGCGCTGGAGGGGATCACCCGGTCTGTCGCTCTGGAACTGGCGGGCAAGGCCGGGATTCCCGCCGCCGAAACGGCATTGGCGCCATATGACATATATACGTCCGACGAGTGCTTTTTAACCGGGACGGGGGCTGAACTGATACCCGTGGCGCAGGTGGACGGCCGGCAATTGGCCGCGTGTCCGGGGCCTGTGTTCCTTGAATTGTCCAAAAGGTTCATGGCGCTCGTCACGCAGGGATAAGGGCAATTTGGAGGCAAATTACTAAATCCAGGCGCCTTGCCGCCGTTTGATTGGCTATACTGTCCTGATGAGCGCTAAATTCAGGATAGTCTCGGACTTCAAGCCGGCGGGGGACCAGCCGGACGCCATCGCAAAACTCGTGGAGGGAGTCGAGTCCGGTTTGAAGCACCAGACGTTGCTGGGGGTCACAGGCTCGGGCAAGACTTTCACCATCGCCCACGTCATCGAAAAAACCCAGAAACCTGCGCTGGTGATCGCCCATAACAAGACCCTGGCCGCCCAGTTATATTCGGAGTTCAAGTCGTTTTTCCCGGAGAACGCGGTCGAATATTTCGTCTCCTATTACGACTACTACCAGCCGGAGGCGTATCTGCCCAAGACAGGCACATACATCGAGAAAGACTCCTCCATCAACGAGGAGATAGACAAGATGCGCCACTCCGCCACCATGTCGCTTCTGGAGCGGCGGGACGTGATCATAGTGGCCTCCGTTTCGTGCATATACGGTCTGGGTTCGCCGGAAGCATATAACGCCATGCGGATCCGGATCGAGCGGGGCAAGAAGATGGAGCGGGACGCGCTTCTGGAAAAACTTGTGGAGATACAGTACGAGCGAAACGACATCGACTTTAAACGCGGCACGTTCCGCGCCACCGGGGACGTGGTGGAGATACTCCCCATATACGAAAGCGACACGGCGATACGCGTGGAGTTCTTCGGCGACGAGATAGACTCCATAAGTCGGGTGGACTCCCTCACCGGCAGGGTGGCCGCCAGGCTTGACGGGGTGAACATCTATCCAGGCTCGCATTACGTCACCCCCGCCGAGGTGATGGAAAAGGCCATGGGCAGGATCCGCTCCGAACTTCTGGAGGTGGTCCCGCAATTCACCGTCAACGGCAAACTTATCGAGGCGCAGCGGATAGAGGAGCGCACCATGGCCGACATCGAGATGATAAAGGCCATCGGCTACTGCAACGGGATAGAGAATTACTCGCGCTACCTGACCGGCCGCAAGCCGGGGGATCCGCCCCCCACCCTTCTGGACTATCTGCCCAAGGACGCGCTATTGGTGAT
This region of Nitrospinota bacterium genomic DNA includes:
- a CDS encoding winged helix-turn-helix transcriptional regulator; the encoded protein is MVDHITPEASREACLNKALEALFFAFRAVIAKPDARLAGLGFSRVHHRILYFVGRNPRLGVNELLRILGVSKQYLNRPLRQLMEKGHVSFVQDGQDRRVKRLSLTKNGQRLERELSGAQRMRFAKVFAKAGSKAEEAWRMVMKLLADPKFD
- the ilvE gene encoding branched-chain-amino-acid transaminase — its product is MGGKSVCWMDGKIVPGDEAKVSVFDHGLLYGDGVFEGIRFYRRRIFKLGEHLDRLFGSARAIALDAGRTHDEIRTAVEKTVAAFPGEDGYLRLVVTRGKGPLGIDPKKCPKPSLFIIADELAMVSREARERGARVIIASTRQAPSDVLDPRIKSLNYLNRILARIEANRAGADEALLLNAQGRVAEGTADNVFIVRNGRVLTPPAVEGALEGITRSVALELAGKAGIPAAETALAPYDIYTSDECFLTGTGAELIPVAQVDGRQLAACPGPVFLELSKRFMALVTQG
- the uvrB gene encoding excinuclease ABC subunit UvrB; the protein is MSAKFRIVSDFKPAGDQPDAIAKLVEGVESGLKHQTLLGVTGSGKTFTIAHVIEKTQKPALVIAHNKTLAAQLYSEFKSFFPENAVEYFVSYYDYYQPEAYLPKTGTYIEKDSSINEEIDKMRHSATMSLLERRDVIIVASVSCIYGLGSPEAYNAMRIRIERGKKMERDALLEKLVEIQYERNDIDFKRGTFRATGDVVEILPIYESDTAIRVEFFGDEIDSISRVDSLTGRVAARLDGVNIYPGSHYVTPAEVMEKAMGRIRSELLEVVPQFTVNGKLIEAQRIEERTMADIEMIKAIGYCNGIENYSRYLTGRKPGDPPPTLLDYLPKDALLVIDECHQTIPQIGAMLKGDRSRKRSLVEYGFRLPSAYDNRPLSFEEFEALVPQAIYVSATPAAYELEKSCGVVVEQVARPTGLCDPQIIVRPVAGQVDDLLDEIRKRVERNERVLITAMTKKQAEDLADYYQGLEVRARYLHSDIQTLERMAIIQDLRMGEFDALIGINLLREGLDIPEVSLVAILNADMEGFLRSETSLIQTSGRAARNVEGTVIMYADKMTGSMKRAIGETDRRRSIQRAYNEKHGITPQSVKKKIGEALASVYEQDYVTVPKESEEALDYLPEAQIERLIREYDAKMKKAARDLDFETAAMYRDRIRKLKKMEMK